Genomic segment of Microbacterium sp. BH-3-3-3:
GCGTGAGGCGGCCGGCGACGTCCGGTGGATCTGGTCCGACACGCCCACCTGGTACGGACCGCTCCTGACTGCGGGAGTACGGGTCGCACGAGCGTGGGACCTCCGGCTCGTACACGTCCTGCTCCGCGACGCTGCGGCGATCGACGCCGACCACGGCCTGCGCGATGCGCGTCACTGGGATGCCGCGGCCGCGGCCCCCGAGAGCGGTGACACGCTCTTCGACCTCGGCGACGCGGCATCCGGTCTGCCCGACACCGCCGTCGAAGCGCTGGCGGAGTACCGGCGTCAGCGCGCCGCCCTCGACGGCTCGCCGGGGGCGGGGTCGCTCCGGCTGCTCTGCGCCGCCGAATCCGCCGGAGCGCTCATCGCCGTGGAGTTGCACGCCGTCGGTGTGCCGTGGAGCGTCGAGGCGCACGAGCGGATCCTGCACGACGAGCTCGGCCCCCGGCACGGTGGCGGCCTGCCCGCCCGCATCGAGCAGACCGCGGCGGCGGTGCGCGCGGCCCTCGGCGATCCCTCGGTGTCGCTGGACTCCCACCCGCGTCTGCTGCGGTCGCTGCACCGCGCCGGTCTACTCGTCGAGTCGACCAGCCGGTGGGAGCTGAGCGAGCACGACCATCCGGTGGTCGCCCCGCTCATCGCCTACAAGAAGCAGATGCGGCTCTACACGGCGAACGGTTGGGCCTGGTTGGCCGAGTGGGTGCGCGACGGACGCTTCCGCCCCGTCTACGTGCCCGGCGGCGTCGTGACCGGGCGGTGGGCGTCGTCGGGCGGCGGCGCTCTGCAGATCCCCCGGCAGTTGCGCACCGCCGTGCGGGCAGACCCGGGCTGGACGCTCGTGACGGCCGACGTCGCGCAGCTCGAACCGCGGGTGCTCGCGGCCATGGCGCGCGACACGGCGCTGGCCGAGGCGGCATCCGGTCGCGATCTATACGCGGGCATCGTCGACACCGGGGCCGTGGCCAGCCGCCCCGAGGCCAAGCTCGCGATGCTGGGGGCGATGTACGGCGCGACCACGGGCGAGAGCGGTCGCCTGCTGCCGCGCCTGCGGCGCACCTTCCCCCGCGCCATGCGCCTCGTCGACGACGCCGCGCGCACGGGAGAAGACGGTGGGCTCGTGCACACCTGGCTCGGGCGCACGTCACCCACGGCGGGCGAGGACTGGCGGGCGGTGCAGTCCCGTGCGAGCGACGCCGAGGCGTCGGGGGTCGACGAGACGCGGGCCCGGCGCTCCGCTCGGGACCGCGGACGCTTCACCCGTAACTTCGTCGTGCAGGGCACCGCGGCGGAGTGGGCGTTGGCCTGGCTCGCCGACCTGCGCGCGCGCCTGGCGACGATCCCCGCGGTGGATGCCGCCGACGCGGCGCCCGCGTCGGGACCGGTGTTCGATCGGGTGCCGCACCTGGCGTTCTTCCTTCACGACGAGATCGTCGTCCACACCCCGGCCGTGCACGCCGACGCGGTCGCCGACGCCGTCCGTGCCTCCGCCGCGTCGGCGGGGCGCCTGCTCTTCGGCGCGTTCCCCATCGACTTCCCGCTCGACCTGCGCATCTCGGAGACAGCCGAGAAGGGCTGAGCCATCGCCCGGATCGCCCGGGGCGGCCCGACCGAGGCGGCGGCGGGGCGACGGCGGACCCGCCGGTAGACTGGATGACGCGAATGGGTCGGCTGGACGGTCGCGTCACGGGTTCGCCCGTGCCGAGGAACGTCCGGGCTCCACAGGGCAGGACGGTGGGTAACGCCCACCCGGAGCAATCCGCGAGACAGTGCCACAGAGAGTAGACCGCCCGCACCACGCTCGTCGTGGGAGCGGGTAAGGGTGAAAGGGTGGTGTAAGAGACCACCGGGGTCGTGGTGACACGACCCGCAAGGTAAACCTCGTCCGGAGCAAGGCCAGACAGGGGATGTTGACGCGGCTCGCCGAGTCCCCGGGTAGGCCGCTGGAGTGGCACGGCAACGTGTCGCCGAGAGAGATGACCGTCCACGGGGCTTCGGCCCCCGGACAGAACCCGGCGTACAGGCCGGCCCATTCGCACCCCACACTGCGCCCAAGCGATGTCCCGCTCGGGAGCGGCGTGAATCACCGCGTCGAACCGGGCCGCCACTCGAACGGGCGCGCGTCGTGGTCTCAGCCGCAGACGGAGCTTCGTGCCGCTCGTCGGATGGCGCGAATGTTGTCGCCGTCCGACACCCGGGCATCGCCGACGCGAGCGCCCGCGGCCCGGGCCGCCGTCACCCGCAGAGTGCGACGGACGCCGCGTCGACGATGGCGGTGGCGTCGTCGCTACCCGCCTTCACCGTCCGGCCTGCCACCGTGAGAGCGATGTCGTCGTCGTCGATGCCCTGGGCGAGCTGGTCGCAGGCGGCCTGCCCGGCGGCGAGCAGGTCGGCATCGGTGGCGGAGAGGAGGACGCTGCCGGCCACGCCGCCGTCTCGGATCTCGCTCAGATACGCGGCCTCGTCCCGCGGGGCGTCGGTCGCGTCCCCACCGACGACGATGGTGGAATCCCCGTTGGTGAACGTTCCCGTCTGGCCGGGAGTGATGGTGATCGTCTCGGACGCCGTCTCGCTGGTGCAGCCCGCGAGGAACACGAGAGCGAGCGAAACGGCGGCAAGGGCGAGGGGGCGCTTCATGCCGTCACCCTATCGACCCTGACATTCGCCTGGGAGCTCGACCCGGCGTCGAGCTCCGCCTCGGGACGGTTACTTGATGGCGGGCAGCGCCTCGGGCACGGCCACCGCGAGCGAGGCCGCACCGATGATGCCCGCGTTGTTGCGGTGCTTCGCGGGCACGATCGGGGCGCGCAGCTTCAGCAGCGGCAGGAAGTTCTCGGAGTGCTTCGAAACCCCACCGCCGACGACGAGCAGGTCGGGGCTGAAGAGGAACTCGACGTAGTCGTAGTACCACTGCAGA
This window contains:
- a CDS encoding bifunctional 3'-5' exonuclease/DNA polymerase — its product is MASDTVVVGRAVSGEIALIDLDAEATPVHTTEVARDALAATVAAREAAGDVRWIWSDTPTWYGPLLTAGVRVARAWDLRLVHVLLRDAAAIDADHGLRDARHWDAAAAAPESGDTLFDLGDAASGLPDTAVEALAEYRRQRAALDGSPGAGSLRLLCAAESAGALIAVELHAVGVPWSVEAHERILHDELGPRHGGGLPARIEQTAAAVRAALGDPSVSLDSHPRLLRSLHRAGLLVESTSRWELSEHDHPVVAPLIAYKKQMRLYTANGWAWLAEWVRDGRFRPVYVPGGVVTGRWASSGGGALQIPRQLRTAVRADPGWTLVTADVAQLEPRVLAAMARDTALAEAASGRDLYAGIVDTGAVASRPEAKLAMLGAMYGATTGESGRLLPRLRRTFPRAMRLVDDAARTGEDGGLVHTWLGRTSPTAGEDWRAVQSRASDAEASGVDETRARRSARDRGRFTRNFVVQGTAAEWALAWLADLRARLATIPAVDAADAAPASGPVFDRVPHLAFFLHDEIVVHTPAVHADAVADAVRASAASAGRLLFGAFPIDFPLDLRISETAEKG
- a CDS encoding DUF732 domain-containing protein, yielding MKRPLALAAVSLALVFLAGCTSETASETITITPGQTGTFTNGDSTIVVGGDATDAPRDEAAYLSEIRDGGVAGSVLLSATDADLLAAGQAACDQLAQGIDDDDIALTVAGRTVKAGSDDATAIVDAASVALCG